The Mesorhizobium sp. NBSH29 genome has a segment encoding these proteins:
- a CDS encoding F0F1 ATP synthase subunit epsilon: MMTAFKFELVSPERLLVSEEVEAVVIPGSEGEMTVMANHAPVMTTINPGIVTVKTVSGKEERYVVFGGFADILPDGCTLLAESAVPVGDLDRADLTNRIKLAQEEASVASDDQSRTKAEQFLAQLTTLDGSILPA; this comes from the coding sequence ATCATGACAGCTTTCAAATTCGAACTCGTCTCTCCCGAACGCCTTCTGGTCTCAGAAGAAGTCGAAGCTGTCGTCATTCCGGGTTCGGAAGGTGAGATGACCGTGATGGCCAATCATGCACCTGTCATGACGACCATCAATCCGGGCATTGTCACTGTGAAAACGGTTTCGGGCAAGGAAGAGCGTTATGTGGTGTTTGGCGGCTTTGCCGACATTCTCCCGGATGGCTGCACGCTCCTGGCGGAATCGGCCGTGCCAGTCGGCGATCTGGACCGCGCTGACCTGACAAACCGCATCAAGTTGGCTCAGGAAGAAGCATCGGTCGCTTCGGACGACCAATCCCGCACCAAGGCCGAGCAGTTCCTGGCTCAGTTGACCACACTTGACGGGTCAATTCTCCCTGCCTGA
- a CDS encoding efflux RND transporter periplasmic adaptor subunit, translating to MPKFRVNQLLALVVLVGFALWMGTGKFSSVGSATAETEATAEQQRPVAETVAPAPVVRTVAVVLPPRIKHERAIRLAGITEADKRAMLATRAAGIIAKLPIKQGDRVNSGDLILELDAEDKPAAVDTARQVVKQREAQLVASQRLAKSGNLPKLQLDNAVSAVAVAKSQLEAAQADLDRIRIVAPFGGIVDKVSVELGSSVAQGGEVATLISLDPVIVRGEISERELSHIRIGDKAEATLVHGQSVEGTVRYISREAAAATRTYSVEAAIPNPKAEISAGMTAELTLRSAPVEAVVLPRSVVTLSQNGDLGIRAVDKDQHVVFFPIDLVDDTPTGLVLAGVPADARVIVAGQDLVKEGDTVKAVPADQAMIDKLVKDATGTQ from the coding sequence ATGCCAAAATTTCGTGTGAACCAGCTTCTGGCGTTGGTTGTGCTGGTCGGTTTCGCGCTCTGGATGGGAACCGGAAAGTTTTCCTCGGTCGGTAGCGCAACTGCGGAGACCGAAGCTACCGCCGAGCAGCAAAGGCCCGTGGCTGAAACGGTCGCGCCAGCTCCCGTGGTGCGCACGGTTGCGGTTGTTTTACCACCCCGCATCAAACATGAACGCGCGATCCGTCTGGCAGGAATAACCGAAGCCGATAAACGGGCCATGTTGGCGACGCGCGCCGCTGGCATCATCGCAAAGCTTCCCATTAAGCAGGGGGACCGCGTAAATTCAGGTGACCTTATCCTCGAGCTCGACGCCGAAGATAAGCCTGCCGCAGTTGATACTGCCCGCCAAGTCGTCAAGCAGCGCGAGGCTCAGCTTGTGGCATCTCAGCGCCTGGCCAAGTCAGGCAACTTGCCAAAGTTGCAGCTCGACAATGCAGTGTCAGCAGTTGCAGTTGCCAAGTCTCAGCTGGAAGCCGCGCAGGCCGACCTCGACCGCATTCGCATCGTTGCGCCCTTTGGCGGAATAGTTGACAAGGTTTCTGTCGAACTGGGTAGCTCCGTGGCACAGGGTGGAGAAGTGGCCACCTTGATCAGCCTTGACCCGGTGATCGTCCGCGGTGAAATCAGCGAACGCGAACTTTCCCATATCAGGATTGGCGACAAGGCGGAGGCCACGCTGGTCCATGGCCAGTCCGTGGAAGGCACTGTCCGCTACATCAGCCGGGAGGCCGCAGCGGCCACCCGCACCTACAGCGTGGAGGCAGCAATACCCAACCCAAAGGCCGAAATTTCGGCGGGTATGACTGCCGAACTAACCCTTCGCTCGGCCCCGGTCGAAGCGGTAGTCCTTCCACGCTCGGTGGTCACGTTGAGCCAGAACGGCGACCTTGGCATTCGTGCCGTCGACAAGGATCAACACGTCGTATTTTTTCCAATCGATCTGGTTGACGACACCCCCACCGGGCTGGTTCTGGCCGGAGTTCCTGCTGATGCGCGGGTTATTGTTGCCGGTCAGGATCTTGTGAAGGAAGGCGATACGGTCAAAGCCGTGCCGGCCGACCAGGCGATGATCGATAAGCTCGTCAAAGATGCCACCGGGACGCAGTAG
- a CDS encoding efflux RND transporter permease subunit gives MDIVKIAINNARLTLSVLVFLVIAGALSYRSLPKEAEPDVPVPVMYVSLVYQGISPEDSERLLLRPVEAKLKSLKGLKQMKSAAYQGGGYVLVEFDPSTDLGDALIDTRNKVQDAKRDLPTGVEEPTVNEVNISEFPVLVVTLSGNLPERALTEAAKRLRDRIEEVPGVLEGTIQGSREELVEAIIDPMKLSSYGLQLGQLIQGIGASNSLVAAGAIEGTEGKYAIKVPALIETPEDVANLPVVAGPNAVVRVQDLATVRSTFKDAETITRLDGKPAIAIEVKKRIGENVVETIEGAKRVADDFIKTMPEGMEVTYTQDKSVFVNQLLNDLQNHVMIAVILVFIVILYALSGRASLLIGLAIPSSFLMGILALGLMGFTINMIVLFSLILAVGMLVDDAIIVTEFAERRMSEGMDKAEAFELAAKRMAGPVIAATMTRIAAFSPLLFWPGIIGDFMKYLPITLIVTLAASMLYALIFAPTLGALFAKAPVHEESDGKDGAYMAVVFKAVHYPKTVLLLTLALLVAVPVAYSKYGAGVEFFPSVEPDYGLLYVHARGNLSLDEMDNATREAESRILGWPGIKSVYTRVGKTRGGGAEIPEDVVGVIQYEFVDWRERKPANTILDDLRGVMAGIPGVDVEVRVPDAGPPTGKPVQVELSAVNPAGLNDKAKEVAAAVAKVPGVIDISDGLPPPGIDWALEIDRTKAAQYGISPMEVGTVVQLVTTGLKLTDYRPAGADDAVDIRLRLPEDRRTLSALDQLRIETSQGSVPISNFVTRRPEMTVGVLNRVDAKRTITIQGNVASGYQVAEVQAAVIKVVEGMTLPGIDWKLGGSNEDSAEASAFLGNAFGAAIFLIFIVLLAQFNKFTSVFLVLSCVVMATIGALLGMMLTGQAFVIVMSGIGVIALAGVVVNNNIVLIDTYDRLREEGWNKLDAVLQTCRERARPVVLTAMSAILGVLPIAFGLGLEIFHRETTINAPSTQWWIALSSAIVFGLSFATVLTLVVTPSMLMVFTRDKPVPGQLGWLRRFKQKLFSRKAKPVEAIVIDEHPAEFEGEFRKAAE, from the coding sequence ATGGATATCGTAAAAATTGCCATAAACAACGCCCGGCTGACGCTTTCAGTCCTGGTGTTTTTGGTCATTGCCGGCGCCCTGTCTTACCGGTCTCTACCCAAAGAGGCCGAACCGGACGTGCCGGTCCCGGTCATGTATGTCAGCCTGGTGTATCAGGGCATTTCGCCGGAAGACTCTGAACGGCTGTTGCTCAGGCCTGTCGAGGCCAAACTCAAGAGCCTGAAAGGGCTCAAGCAAATGAAGTCCGCCGCCTATCAGGGCGGCGGTTACGTTCTTGTGGAATTCGATCCGTCCACCGACCTCGGTGATGCCCTGATCGACACGCGCAACAAGGTTCAGGACGCTAAGCGGGACCTGCCGACCGGCGTCGAGGAACCAACGGTCAATGAGGTTAACATCTCGGAGTTCCCGGTTCTTGTGGTGACGCTGTCTGGCAATCTGCCCGAGCGTGCATTGACCGAGGCTGCCAAGCGACTACGCGACCGAATCGAGGAAGTCCCGGGCGTTCTAGAAGGAACGATCCAAGGCTCACGCGAAGAGCTGGTAGAAGCCATCATCGATCCGATGAAGCTCTCGTCCTACGGCCTGCAACTTGGCCAACTCATCCAAGGGATTGGCGCGTCAAACAGTCTTGTCGCCGCAGGAGCAATCGAGGGCACCGAAGGCAAATATGCCATCAAGGTTCCGGCTCTGATCGAGACCCCCGAAGATGTCGCCAATCTGCCTGTCGTGGCCGGCCCGAACGCTGTGGTGCGCGTACAGGATCTGGCAACGGTGCGCTCGACCTTCAAGGACGCTGAGACGATTACGCGTCTCGATGGCAAGCCTGCCATCGCCATTGAGGTCAAGAAGCGCATCGGCGAAAACGTCGTTGAAACGATCGAAGGCGCCAAGCGCGTTGCAGACGACTTCATTAAAACGATGCCGGAAGGCATGGAAGTGACCTACACCCAGGACAAGTCGGTGTTCGTAAACCAGCTTCTAAACGACCTTCAGAACCATGTGATGATCGCTGTCATCCTGGTTTTTATCGTCATTCTCTATGCGCTTTCCGGCCGCGCCTCGCTTCTGATCGGCCTCGCCATCCCGTCTTCCTTCCTGATGGGCATTCTGGCGCTCGGCCTAATGGGCTTCACGATCAACATGATCGTGCTGTTCAGCCTGATCTTGGCCGTCGGCATGCTGGTCGACGATGCCATCATCGTGACCGAATTCGCCGAACGTCGCATGTCGGAAGGCATGGATAAGGCCGAAGCCTTTGAATTGGCCGCCAAGCGCATGGCTGGCCCGGTAATAGCGGCCACGATGACCCGCATAGCGGCCTTTTCGCCGCTGCTGTTCTGGCCGGGTATCATCGGCGATTTCATGAAATATCTGCCTATCACGTTAATCGTGACGCTGGCGGCATCGATGCTCTACGCGCTGATTTTTGCACCGACACTCGGAGCCCTTTTCGCCAAGGCTCCCGTGCACGAAGAAAGTGACGGCAAGGACGGAGCTTATATGGCGGTCGTCTTCAAGGCCGTCCACTACCCCAAGACAGTGCTTCTCCTCACCCTTGCACTGCTGGTGGCGGTGCCCGTCGCTTATTCGAAATATGGCGCCGGTGTCGAGTTCTTCCCGTCGGTAGAGCCAGACTATGGCCTGCTCTACGTGCATGCCCGCGGCAATCTGTCATTGGACGAAATGGACAATGCGACGCGCGAGGCGGAGAGCCGCATTCTAGGTTGGCCAGGCATCAAGTCGGTTTACACCCGCGTCGGAAAAACGCGCGGCGGCGGCGCTGAAATCCCCGAAGATGTTGTGGGCGTGATTCAGTACGAGTTCGTTGACTGGCGCGAACGCAAGCCTGCAAACACCATCCTCGACGACCTGCGGGGTGTCATGGCCGGCATTCCAGGTGTCGACGTCGAAGTGCGTGTGCCCGACGCAGGCCCGCCAACCGGCAAGCCGGTCCAGGTCGAACTGTCTGCGGTAAACCCGGCCGGCCTGAACGACAAGGCCAAAGAAGTGGCTGCCGCGGTCGCCAAGGTGCCGGGTGTGATCGATATTTCAGACGGCCTTCCGCCACCGGGCATCGACTGGGCGCTCGAGATAGACCGCACCAAGGCTGCCCAATATGGCATCAGCCCGATGGAAGTGGGCACGGTAGTGCAGCTGGTCACGACCGGGCTAAAACTCACCGACTACCGTCCCGCCGGCGCTGATGACGCGGTTGACATTCGCCTGCGTCTGCCGGAGGACCGGCGCACCCTGTCGGCGCTCGACCAGCTACGGATTGAAACGTCGCAGGGCTCCGTACCCATCTCCAACTTTGTCACACGCAGGCCGGAGATGACGGTAGGCGTCCTTAACCGGGTGGACGCCAAGCGCACCATCACGATCCAAGGCAACGTCGCCTCGGGCTACCAGGTCGCAGAAGTTCAGGCCGCTGTCATCAAGGTTGTCGAAGGTATGACCCTTCCCGGCATCGACTGGAAACTCGGTGGCTCCAACGAAGACAGCGCCGAGGCGAGCGCGTTCTTGGGCAATGCCTTTGGCGCAGCAATCTTCTTGATCTTCATCGTGCTTTTGGCGCAGTTTAATAAGTTCACCAGTGTATTTCTGGTGCTCTCATGCGTGGTGATGGCAACAATCGGCGCGCTGCTGGGGATGATGCTGACTGGACAGGCCTTCGTCATCGTCATGTCGGGAATCGGCGTGATCGCGCTGGCCGGCGTTGTCGTCAACAACAATATTGTGTTGATCGACACCTATGACCGGCTGCGAGAGGAAGGCTGGAACAAGCTCGACGCCGTGCTGCAAACCTGCCGTGAGCGCGCGCGTCCCGTGGTGCTCACCGCCATGTCGGCAATCCTCGGCGTGTTGCCGATCGCCTTTGGCCTCGGGCTGGAAATCTTCCACCGCGAGACGACCATCAACGCGCCGTCTACCCAATGGTGGATCGCGCTCTCCTCGGCCATCGTCTTCGGCCTGTCCTTCGCTACCGTCCTGACGCTGGTGGTCACACCATCGATGCTGATGGTCTTCACCCGAGACAAGCCCGTCCCGGGCCAGCTTGGCTGGCTTAGGCGTTTCAAGCAAAAGCTTTTCAGCCGCAAGGCAAAACCCGTCGAAGCGATCGTGATTGATGAGCATCCGGCGGAATTTGAAGGCGAATTCCGCAAAGCGGCAGAATAG
- a CDS encoding DUF3309 family protein, with product MTLGTILIIILVLALLGAIPAWPHSSGWGYGPSGIVGVILVVLVIMLLMGKI from the coding sequence ATGACGCTCGGCACCATCCTCATCATCATCCTCGTCCTGGCTCTGCTCGGCGCCATTCCAGCATGGCCGCACTCAAGCGGCTGGGGTTACGGGCCTTCGGGTATTGTCGGCGTGATTCTCGTCGTGCTCGTTATCATGCTCTTGATGGGCAAGATCTGA
- a CDS encoding class I SAM-dependent methyltransferase, with translation MTDSTRDFYNSNAHTYAASGTINPRLATFLNRCTPGGEILELGTGSGRDARAMICAGFRVDATDGSSQLAAIAEHHIRQPVRVMQFQELAAKRAYDGIYASASLLHVPRQELGGVITRVHTALRHNGVVWASFKSGAAESLDALGRHYNYLSAPELSAVWHAGGDWSELSTESWQGSAFDKQPTEWVAVTAVRRE, from the coding sequence ATGACGGATTCAACAAGAGATTTTTACAACTCGAATGCTCATACCTACGCGGCAAGTGGAACGATCAATCCCAGACTCGCCACATTCTTGAACCGGTGTACGCCCGGCGGTGAAATTCTTGAGCTAGGTACCGGCAGCGGTCGGGATGCGCGAGCCATGATCTGTGCCGGCTTCAGAGTCGACGCGACAGATGGATCTTCTCAGCTGGCCGCGATAGCGGAGCATCATATCAGGCAGCCCGTTCGTGTGATGCAATTTCAGGAGCTTGCCGCGAAGCGCGCCTATGACGGCATATATGCAAGCGCCTCGCTCCTGCACGTGCCACGTCAGGAACTCGGTGGCGTAATCACACGCGTCCACACCGCATTGCGCCACAATGGCGTTGTCTGGGCGAGTTTCAAGTCTGGTGCGGCTGAAAGTCTGGACGCCCTAGGCCGGCATTACAATTACCTCAGCGCCCCTGAACTTTCTGCCGTCTGGCACGCGGGGGGCGACTGGTCAGAACTCAGCACCGAAAGTTGGCAGGGAAGCGCGTTCGACAAACAACCCACCGAGTGGGTCGCTGTCACTGCGGTGCGCCGCGAGTGA
- a CDS encoding type 1 glutamine amidotransferase domain-containing protein yields MKILMVLTSHDKLGDTGKKTGFWLEEFAAPYYVFKDAGAEIILASPKGGQPPIDPSSDDAAAQTDDTRRFKADTEAQKTLASTLKLAEVTAAGFDAIFYPGGHGPLWDLAESADSKRLIEAFAAADRPIGAVCHAPGVFRHTLGTDGKPLVAGRRVTGFTNTEEEAVGLTKIVPFLVEDMLNANGGLYEKGADWASFVLRDGKLITGQNPASSAEAAREMLELLA; encoded by the coding sequence ATGAAAATCCTTATGGTTTTGACATCGCACGATAAACTGGGTGACACCGGCAAAAAGACTGGTTTCTGGCTCGAAGAGTTCGCAGCGCCCTACTACGTCTTCAAAGATGCAGGCGCCGAGATAATCCTCGCCTCGCCCAAGGGTGGCCAGCCGCCGATTGACCCATCCAGCGATGATGCGGCGGCCCAAACCGATGACACCCGACGCTTCAAGGCCGACACCGAGGCTCAGAAAACTCTTGCGAGTACGCTGAAACTGGCGGAGGTCACCGCGGCCGGCTTTGACGCTATTTTCTATCCAGGAGGCCATGGTCCGCTATGGGATCTGGCTGAAAGCGCGGACAGCAAGCGCCTGATCGAGGCATTTGCTGCTGCTGATCGTCCAATAGGTGCCGTCTGTCACGCTCCCGGAGTATTCCGCCACACGCTGGGCACCGATGGAAAACCGTTGGTCGCAGGGCGCCGCGTAACTGGGTTTACAAACACTGAAGAAGAGGCGGTCGGTTTGACCAAAATTGTGCCTTTCCTCGTCGAAGACATGTTGAATGCCAACGGCGGTCTCTATGAAAAGGGCGCTGACTGGGCCAGTTTCGTGCTGCGTGACGGCAAACTGATCACCGGACAGAACCCAGCCTCTTCGGCCGAAGCGGCAAGGGAAATGCTGGAACTTCTGGCATAG
- a CDS encoding polysaccharide deacetylase family protein has product MKALLKQIAITGALEAIALTRAGRIFPGAAGRGIIFTLHHVRPAENRTYEPNAVLSLTPEFLEKAILETRAKGYEAVALSDLRGRLDEADATRRFVAFTLDDGLRDNAKFAAPVFRKHDVPYTIFLTKGLVERTRTMWWETAEVLTRQAHSFAFDFGGGPVTVVADTAKQKHEAFLRLARFVEAIDEDAAVARIDQAAFAAGIDPKAIVEAEIMDAAEIRQLGADPLAHFGAHTLTHCNLARVSPERLADEISESISAIERWTGSRPVSLAYPYGWGRACGVREAEAAAKAGLRVAVTTQPGVLKGNSDNWMLLPRVSLNGLYQKRRYVRALLSGIPFGFM; this is encoded by the coding sequence ATGAAAGCGCTTCTCAAGCAGATAGCCATAACAGGGGCACTGGAAGCCATTGCCCTGACTAGGGCAGGGCGAATCTTCCCAGGAGCAGCCGGGCGCGGCATAATTTTTACGCTGCATCATGTGCGGCCCGCTGAAAATCGCACCTACGAGCCGAACGCTGTGCTTTCATTAACGCCTGAATTTCTCGAGAAGGCCATCCTTGAAACGAGAGCGAAGGGGTATGAAGCGGTTGCCTTGTCGGACTTGCGCGGACGGCTGGATGAAGCGGACGCCACGCGCCGGTTCGTTGCCTTCACCCTCGATGACGGGTTGCGGGACAACGCAAAGTTTGCGGCCCCCGTTTTTCGCAAGCATGATGTGCCTTACACGATCTTTCTGACCAAAGGGCTGGTAGAAAGAACCCGCACCATGTGGTGGGAAACAGCAGAAGTGCTGACACGGCAGGCGCATTCGTTTGCGTTTGATTTCGGCGGCGGACCAGTCACCGTTGTCGCCGACACTGCCAAGCAAAAACACGAAGCTTTCCTGCGGCTGGCGCGGTTTGTCGAAGCAATCGACGAAGACGCAGCCGTTGCGCGCATAGACCAGGCGGCATTTGCGGCCGGGATCGATCCGAAGGCGATCGTCGAAGCTGAAATTATGGATGCAGCGGAAATCCGCCAGCTGGGAGCCGACCCACTCGCGCATTTCGGCGCGCATACCTTGACCCATTGCAATTTGGCACGCGTGTCGCCGGAACGTCTGGCGGATGAAATATCGGAGTCGATTTCAGCTATCGAGCGGTGGACCGGTTCCCGCCCGGTGTCGCTGGCCTATCCGTACGGGTGGGGGCGGGCGTGCGGGGTGCGCGAGGCCGAAGCAGCCGCAAAAGCCGGGCTGCGCGTTGCGGTGACAACTCAGCCCGGGGTATTGAAGGGAAACAGCGATAACTGGATGCTGCTTCCCCGCGTTTCCCTCAACGGGCTTTATCAGAAGCGCCGCTACGTGCGGGCGCTGTTAAGCGGCATACCGTTCGGATTCATGTAG
- a CDS encoding GNAT family N-acetyltransferase: MIVVAVEEKPGYVETARLAAEAFASADSSFDPEHLRWFYEDCFTEGTTIVGLTDTDTGQKIGQIALVRQSVLVNGKPEPAAELVDLFVLKQWRGRERVQMLYDEVGRQFAKQKLRFAFGMPNAKALPVNERFFDLKGFLRLELRAGIALPWLSASVIANEPFDRLRRDHFVALFDQYATSGEETGLRWDGEALFRRLCGLKYSYAIHATEGLLLISSARLTRSVPYTLLAAFLRRSGVTPTRADVRSVTRAAAAFWKRPQFIFAGLNRTLPFIPGIPLPDRVRPSPMILQMRDFAPERTKLEFDRFQLIDFDFA, translated from the coding sequence ATGATCGTTGTCGCGGTCGAAGAAAAGCCGGGCTATGTCGAGACCGCGAGACTTGCGGCTGAAGCTTTTGCTTCTGCGGACAGTTCTTTCGATCCCGAACATCTTCGGTGGTTCTATGAGGACTGCTTTACCGAAGGCACAACGATTGTCGGCCTGACCGATACGGATACGGGCCAGAAAATCGGGCAAATCGCGCTGGTGCGGCAGTCGGTTCTGGTGAATGGCAAGCCAGAGCCAGCGGCGGAACTCGTCGATCTTTTCGTGCTCAAGCAATGGCGTGGGCGCGAGCGGGTGCAGATGCTCTATGACGAGGTCGGGCGCCAGTTCGCCAAGCAGAAACTGCGCTTTGCCTTTGGCATGCCCAACGCCAAAGCACTGCCGGTCAATGAGCGGTTCTTCGACCTCAAGGGCTTTCTGCGGCTCGAACTACGGGCGGGGATCGCACTGCCGTGGCTCTCGGCAAGCGTGATTGCGAACGAGCCGTTTGACCGTTTGCGCCGAGACCACTTCGTGGCGCTGTTCGACCAATATGCGACCAGTGGCGAGGAAACCGGATTGCGTTGGGATGGCGAAGCGTTGTTCAGGCGGTTGTGCGGGCTGAAATACTCTTATGCGATCCACGCCACGGAAGGTCTGTTGCTCATATCGTCAGCGCGGCTTACGCGCTCGGTCCCCTACACACTGCTCGCCGCATTTCTGCGCCGTTCGGGCGTTACGCCCACGCGCGCCGATGTGCGGTCGGTGACGCGGGCAGCCGCCGCGTTCTGGAAGCGTCCGCAGTTCATTTTCGCCGGATTGAACCGGACGCTGCCCTTCATTCCGGGTATCCCGCTGCCCGATAGGGTGCGGCCTTCGCCGATGATCCTGCAGATGCGGGATTTCGCGCCAGAGCGCACAAAACTGGAATTCGACCGCTTCCAACTCATCGACTTCGATTTTGCCTGA
- a CDS encoding YidB family protein — MARMPSMVALLGLLAVAGYQNRDKLGGMLDGLSKGGNPADPNNRESGLEGILGGLGGMLGGATSGSVLSSGLGDLIDRFRQTGRGEKADSWINEGANASLEASDLEEALGDDTIVELTQKTGLSRSELLKRLSDTLPDAVNQLTPDGRLPSEVEASRFG, encoded by the coding sequence ATGGCACGAATGCCTTCAATGGTTGCATTGCTCGGCTTGCTTGCCGTGGCAGGCTACCAAAACCGAGATAAGCTCGGCGGAATGCTGGATGGATTGAGTAAGGGCGGTAATCCGGCTGATCCCAATAACCGGGAAAGTGGCCTGGAAGGGATTCTTGGCGGTCTAGGCGGCATGCTCGGCGGCGCCACAAGCGGCAGCGTGCTGAGTAGTGGCCTAGGCGATCTGATAGATCGTTTTCGCCAAACGGGCCGCGGTGAAAAAGCTGACAGTTGGATCAACGAGGGCGCCAATGCATCCCTTGAGGCATCCGATCTTGAGGAAGCGCTTGGCGACGATACCATCGTGGAGCTCACTCAAAAGACCGGGCTGTCGCGCAGCGAGTTGCTCAAGCGCCTGTCTGACACTCTGCCTGATGCAGTCAACCAGCTTACTCCGGACGGACGCTTGCCGTCGGAGGTAGAAGCGAGCCGCTTCGGATAG
- a CDS encoding GlsB/YeaQ/YmgE family stress response membrane protein produces MGIIWTIIIGFVAGIIAKFVMPGSNEPSGFILTTILGIVGAFVASYLGQALGWYAPGEGAGLIGAVVGAIIVLVIWGMIAGRQRT; encoded by the coding sequence ATGGGTATCATCTGGACTATCATTATCGGCTTTGTCGCGGGCATCATTGCCAAATTCGTTATGCCGGGTAGCAACGAGCCATCAGGTTTTATTTTGACGACGATCCTGGGCATCGTTGGCGCGTTTGTGGCCTCATATCTGGGTCAGGCGCTGGGATGGTATGCGCCGGGTGAAGGTGCAGGCCTCATCGGTGCTGTTGTGGGCGCGATCATCGTGCTCGTCATCTGGGGAATGATTGCCGGCCGCCAGCGCACTTGA
- the rpmA gene encoding 50S ribosomal protein L27 translates to MAHKKAGGSSRNGRDSESKRLGVKKFGGEKVIAGNIIIRQRGTQWHPGTNVGMGKDHTLFALGEGAVAFRKKANGRTYVSVAPIQDAAE, encoded by the coding sequence ATGGCACATAAGAAAGCTGGCGGCTCGTCGCGCAACGGTCGCGATTCCGAGTCCAAGCGCCTCGGCGTAAAGAAGTTTGGCGGCGAAAAAGTCATCGCCGGAAATATCATTATCCGTCAACGTGGCACCCAGTGGCACCCAGGCACCAATGTGGGCATGGGAAAAGACCACACGCTTTTTGCACTCGGCGAAGGCGCCGTCGCATTCCGCAAAAAAGCAAATGGCCGAACCTATGTATCGGTAGCACCGATTCAGGACGCAGCGGAGTAG
- a CDS encoding GNAT family N-acetyltransferase, whose amino-acid sequence MIAEAEDLEPESPAIDCPILVTERLVLRPPHEDDMAELAQLANNRRVAEMLSRMPYPYGEAEARAFVAMTRVPKKAGCSYAVTLAESGAFIGCAGLNGTDRGLEMGYWIGEPYWKHGYATEAAHALVDVAFRATTINALNVSCRVINAASRRVIHKCGFQYSGQGMLNSIVAGQVPVERYSLDRKTWVSLKSWSRA is encoded by the coding sequence ATGATTGCTGAAGCCGAAGATCTGGAGCCCGAGAGTCCGGCAATTGACTGCCCGATCCTCGTCACCGAACGGCTGGTGCTGCGCCCGCCGCATGAAGACGACATGGCAGAACTCGCGCAATTGGCAAACAACCGTCGCGTCGCCGAAATGCTGTCGCGCATGCCCTACCCCTATGGCGAGGCAGAAGCGCGCGCATTTGTTGCGATGACGCGCGTGCCCAAGAAGGCCGGCTGTAGCTATGCTGTAACTTTGGCCGAGAGCGGCGCTTTCATCGGATGCGCCGGTCTGAATGGCACCGACCGCGGCCTCGAAATGGGCTATTGGATCGGTGAACCGTACTGGAAGCATGGCTACGCCACCGAGGCGGCCCACGCGTTGGTGGATGTGGCGTTTCGCGCCACCACGATCAATGCGCTCAACGTTTCATGTCGGGTCATTAACGCGGCCTCGCGCCGGGTCATCCACAAGTGCGGCTTCCAGTATTCTGGCCAAGGTATGCTGAACTCGATTGTCGCCGGCCAGGTGCCAGTGGAGCGCTACAGCCTCGACCGCAAGACATGGGTCAGCCTGAAAAGCTGGTCACGAGCTTAG